The sequence tgcaaaaaactgttataaaaagtgcaaaaaaccgttatgtatttctatcaaagataacggtaaaaaccgttataaaaagtgcaaaaaatcgttaactatgatgaaaaaaataatttaaaaattctaatacataacggtaggaaccgttatgtataattgttaaagataacggttatgtaccgttatgtatgagcgcatcataccgttatctatactactatacataacggttataaaaccgttatgtatgaccatatcatagatatcaccactatacttatcggtttttttgggtcatacataacggataaaatccgttatgtatgagcgtttttgtagtagtgaccATTCCCCAATCTAACCCCACATCATCGTGCGCCGCCGCCACCTCTCTCTCAAGCTCCGCTGGCGAAGTCGCTGCCCGCTGGCCAAAAAGTCGCCGCCCTCGTTCCCCTCTCACAGAccatctcatctctctctctattcccCAATCCAACCCCAGAACCCTAATTcagcaaaacgacgtcgttttgtgactaataatttcaaagaaacgcgaggcaaaacgacgtcgcttTGATCGGAATTCCATAGCACGTAGATAAGTTCGGCTGCTAAGTCAGCTTCAATTTTGCCGAAAAAATATATAGAGTGCAAAAAACGATTTAAGGCTTAGTTGGGGTATACTGTGGCAAATTTTCTGAATTTGATGCAAAAAACGAAAATGAAAATAGTTAGGGGATTTAGTGGCATTAACCCCTTTATTTTAACTAATGtaatattgaaatttaattttaataaaatattaaattctaaAATTGAATACTAAAAATGGAATGAAATAAGAATGATGATTATAGCAACAATGCATTGAAAAATGGGCTCTATGTTATAGAGCCTTTCATTGGAGAAAGTATTATACTCGACTATTTGGACAATGATCCTAAAATAAGAACCCGGCCCGAGTACTGAAAATTCCAGACTCTAAACCCTAGCAAGTAGCAAGACACTCAAGAAAAACCCAGTTCTTTCATCACAACACAAACAGATAAAAGAAAAGGTTCTAAAACAGAAAAACAGAGAaaaaaaacaaggaaagaaagaaaaagagaagatgGAAGTTGAAGCAGTCGCAGCAGCAGAGGTAGGCATGgcggaagagagagagcagagccaCCGCGTCATATGTCAGCTCACGGACACGGAAGGCACGCCGCTCGGATCGCCAATATTCCTGCCGGAAACCGCTGGCCCTAAGGAACTCCAGCAGCTCGTTAATCAGCTTCTCAACAACGtaatttttttcatcttttaatTCTCAAACTGAATCTATTGGCAGAAACTTTCGATTTTGTTTTGGAATCTTATGAATATGGTGAACGGGCTTAGTGAGAAGTAGACTGGGGCTGTGGGAAGCTGGTGATCTTCTGATTGAGTTAAATTTGCTTCTTCTTAATTGTTTTAGGTGGTTCAGTGTTAGTGTTCATTTATAACTAATACAATCCAATTTAACGAGGAATATGTTTGGTTATCTCAGGAGGAAAAATTGCCTTATGCATTTTATGTGTCGGACCATGAGCTTGCGGTGCAGCTTGGGTCATACCTTCAGAAGAATAAAGGCAATTTGCAAATTCTGTTAATCAGTTTATTGCTCCTTATCTTTCTTTTTATATACCGAACACAAATTGCTGAGATTTTATGTATGTAATGATGCAGTGTCCGTGGAGAAGGTCATTACAATAGTTTACCAGCCCCAGGCAGTATTTAGAATACGTCCAGTGACTCGATGTTCTTCAACTATTGCTGGtaagaaatttgttttattCCCTTCATGTGCTCATGCCAATTAGCAGTGCATTTTGTTTCATTCATATTTGCATGCTTGTGAATGGCATGGTTAGGATTTATGGAAAAATAGTATACTTGGGTTGTAATCATACCCCTGATCACCACTTAGCTCATTCTACACTCTATTTTACTTTCCTATACCTCTAGAATTTTCCGAAGCACTTCTTAGAGTTTCTTGAATATACTACTCTTTTGCAATATCGTGACTAGGTATTAGAAATGGATAATACTTTCTTCCATAGAGTTTCTCCATACTGATTCTGTATTGGTTTTGATATGTGTTTGGGTTTTATTGATGCATGATGGTTCTGTAGAGGAAACCGAAATAAGTGGGTAGCCATCACAAGACTCACAACTGTAAACTCATTAACTTTAGCCAACATTAGTGGCTTATATTATAGGAGAACTAATTAAGTAGTCTCATTTTTCAATGCAAATATAATGAATTCTCCTAAATCTCACATTCCCTAGGATTGTTTAACTGGCTAAGGAACCCCTCTGCCAAAGTGCTTGAAGACATTTACCTGTTCAGCTGTTTTAAATTCTTGTGTTTGATATGTACATAAATatgatactccctctgtccaacTGGCTTGGCCTATTTCTTTTCAGCACAATATGTTGGAGTATGGAGCCTGAAGACACTGAACACTAGAGCCCGTCTATACAGTCCTTTTTTTTTGGCCCAAGTAGATTTCTTATGGACATAGGTTTTAGGACACAATTAATTGCTTATAAATAGTTGTTCTCCCATTGTATTTGGTATCCGAAATTTATAGTGAAAAAATGTCTTGCTTGGCATCGCCTCCTGACATAGTCTCATAGAGATTAATTGGGTAACCAATTCTCATGTTCTTTTCGTTTTTGTGATTGCATGTGTTATTTCCTAACGCATTATTTAGGAGAGTTAGATTGTAATGTAAAGTGATCACCCAAAAAGTAAATAGGCCAAGTCAAATGGGACACCCCAAAGTGGAATACATGCCAAgtcaaatgggacggagggagtgtaTTTTAGTGGGTTTGACACCATTCTCTTCTGATTTTTCTTGGCCTATAAGCAAAGACGCATGCCTCGGGAGACTTTTGACATAAAATTTATGGTTGTTGaatgaatataatttcaaaacTGTTCAGTTTGCTGACTGTTGGATTTATTTAGATTGGTTTTGCTCTCTTATAATTGAATATCTTCTCTGCAGTACTTAACCTCAAGTAGCTtagcttttttattttctctccaCTTGATTGGAATGGAGTTTGCTGTGAATGTGATAGATCTTtaaattgatgtttgagttAGAAAGCAATTTTTTTGGCTGGTTCATTTATTGTAGGTCATACTGAAGCTGTGCTTTCTGTTGCCTTTAGTCCTGATGGACGCCAGTTGGCTAGTGGATCAGGTGATACAACTGTTCGTTTGTGGGATTTGAATACACAGACACCATTATTTACATGTAAAGGTTagaaattttcttttgaatATTTGAGCAGCATATTTCTGATGGCTGAATGAGGTTTACTATAACTCGTACGCTTTCTTTAACATTTATCTCTTTTTCATTCTCTTGTTTGTCATTACCATTTTTTTGTGCCTCTAATGTcaattaatattttcatttgTTCTTTTGCTATAGTTAAGTAGTGACATATTATGGTCATAGTACTCTCTTTTTCTCCCCCCTTCAGGACACAGGAACTGGGTTCTTTGTATTGCATGGTCTCCAGATGGTAAGCATCTTGTTAGTGGAAGCAAGGCTGGAGAACTGATATGCTGGGACCCACAGACTGGCAAATCATTGGGCAATCCACTTATGGTAAGTGTAACAACTAGTTTCTATTTTGATTGAGTTTCTTCCTTGTTGATCTGATTATGTTTATGTATTACCTCAGGAAAGTATTGCCTTAATTCATTCTGTATGCCGTCTTAGAGTCGAGCGTATCGTAGAGCATGTTGACTGCACAGATTGTGATCTGTTTTGATCTTTGCAGATGCTCGATAGGAAAATAGCATATGAAAATACATTTCAAAACAAGCACTAACATATATATGCAAGGTCTGTGTCTAAGTATATATTATGAAGGATATAAGCTAGTGGCAGTCTCAAGATATGACaatataattttgatgaaagaTAATACATGCATACCCAACATTGTGTCTTCCCATCCTATATAGTCATCTCATAATATCATTGATATATATGATACATATCATCTTTTAACATCACCATTAGTTATTTTTGGAATCTCTCGACTACGAATGTTCACATTTTTGCTTTCCAAAGTTTGGTAGCAAACAGAACTGCAGACTCTATACTTGATGGTTAGCTTTACCACAATGCTGTTGCCTGTTGTTGTTTTCATGGGACTGACTGGACATATTGCAGATCTTTTTCTGGTTATATATACCAAAAAGACATTAGACATCAACACACATCATGTTATTGCTTTTTCTTGGAAAAATTTAAGATGGACTTAAATGACATTGATCAACTCTCAGGGGCACAAGAAATGGATAACTGGAATTTCATGGGAGCCAGTTCATCTTAGTGCTCCATGCCGCCGCTTCGTCAGTGCAAGTAAAGATGGTGATGCAAGAATATGGGATATTGctttaaaaaaatgtataatatGCCTTACTGGACATACACTGGCCATAACCTGCGTAAAATGGGGAGGCGATGGATTCATTTATACTGGGTATGTTATTCATTTTAATGTGAATCTACACCTGCAAAACagaaatttgtaaaataatatgATTGAACTATTGTCTTCTTGGAAATTTGGGAGCACCTTGTTGTACTATGTTATATGTTGCAACCTGGGTAACAAATATTCTGGATATATAGTTATTTGCTTCGGTGAGGCTATCATGTCTCTCTATTGTGTGGTGATTAAATGGCCATTTACTCAATCGGAAGATCCTTCATAAGGAACAATTTTTCTGCAAGTCACAATTTCAAAATGGCTCAACAAGTTGTGGATTGATGCTGTAGTTTCATTTCGAACACGCTTTCAGGAACTTGGTAGTGTTTTTTCACTTCCAAATGCAaagttatatactccctccgtccgccaagattatggcaatttgcttgggcacaagatttaataaaattggtgatgattttgatgtagtggagaaagggtcccaccactttatgaaatgagtggttgagattgaattttgagtggtttttttgtaaataaagaatgttagtaaggataaaatattaaagaggatggtgggaccattgccattaaaggaaagtgacataatcttgacggacgcccgatatagtaattgtgacataatcttggcggacggagggagtaacttttaTCCTGATAGGGAGTTTACTTGGTAGGGGTTGGAGGAGGTACTGTAATTTTAGGCAATGTAGAATTCTAGATGACAAAAGAAATTGATTTCCACTTCACATTTGCAGATCTCAGGATTGTACGATTAAAATATGGGAGACTACACAAGGAAAGCTAATTCGAGAATTGAAGGTATTTCTCCTATATGGTTTAACAATTTTTCTTCATCTGCTTCCCATCCTATTTTTATAAGTGCACCCTTTTCACATCTGCAAAGCAGTGGTTTCTTTTTCCTTCTCATTTTCTCAACTTCTCATATACACTGATCTGGAGCTTTGAGCTGCTTGTCATATTTGTAGGTTGTAGCATATGtttaatgttttttttgttgtttaaaGCATCTAATCTAGGTTTTATGTTGCATTGAGTGAAGTGAAAGTTAGATTATATTGTCTTAGGTAATGAGGTTAATATGTCTACATTTCTTGTGGGGACTAGTATGCTTCTGTTTACTCTTTGTTCTGATTGTATTCTGCATCAAAACATTGTGCCAATAGAAGGGTGTGTAAAACTGTCATCTTCCAATATCAGTTTTTTAAGAGGTTTTCCTGTAAAATGGTATATTATATTGTGTGCTCAATTTAGGGCATGTTGCTTGAGAGATAATGGTGTTACTACTTTCAACTCTTTGCAGTATAAATTTTCTTATACTTAAGTTGCTTGTGTTTCCCATATTTTTCATTTAGGGCCATGGGCATTGGGTGAATTCATTGGCATTGAGCACTGAGTATGTTCTCCGGACTGGTGCCTTTGATCACACTGGTAAACAGTATTCATCTCCAGAGGAAATGAAGCAGGTGGTTTGATTGATCTTTTACGATTCTCTTTCTAGTTTTCTTCCCCTTCATCATTACTATTTGCAGATTATGCATCTCCTTTTGGTCGACACTGTTTCTTGTTGCTTCATCAAAGTGAATTAACCATTCAATACAGTTGTGGACCTTAGATCTACTATTCACTTTCTTTACATTTGTGGAATGCTTGATGTTgatttttttcatgattttgtATTTTGGATTTTTAGTTGGAAAGACTTAAGGTTGAATTAAGGTAGTATTTAGACCTTTTAGGTTCTGTCAAATGTCCTTCAAGAGAACAGGATGGCGATTACTAACTAGTGGAAAGAGATTTCGTAGGGAGTGAGAATGAGTGAGTTAATAAATGGACTTAAGTAATATCTCTGAGGTTTCCTTCAGAATAATGAAATGATTTCTAAAAAGTATGCATATCTTAGTTAGTGGGATTGTGGATTATGCATCTCCTTGTGTAATATGTGTGGGGTTTATTTTTTCTACTGTATCTGAAATCAGAGTCCACATAAATTGTCTTACCAGGTTGCTTTGGAAAGGTATAATAAGATGAGGGGCGGTGCTCCTGAAAGATTGGTGTCAGGTTCAGATGATTTTACTATGTTTCTATGGGAACCTGCTGCCAGCAAACACCCCAAAAATCGTATGACTGGTCATCAACAGGTAGTCAATTTTGCATCATCTCCACTTTGTGCATTTTTTTTCAATGTTAACTCTGTATTCGGATGAAACCAATCTCAGTTCAAATGATTTCTTCTAGATTAATTGCTTTATATCTTCCAAACAAATGTTAATATtcttccctcaaaaaaaaaaaaaaacaaatgttAATATTCTTTTTTACTAAGTTTAATGAAGAGTTAATGCATGTTTGATTTCAAAGACATGAGATGCGGAGAATGAGGGGTTGTGGGGTTCGATAGGTGAACACTCATTAGACGAAGAAAATGTGTAAATGACAACCAGAAAGGAAGCATACAAGTAGAAAATCTCCATTGATGACATGAGAAATGATTTGTTGATGTGGTCTTTACATATAATTACCGACTGCAGTAAAACTTCTACATGCATTCTAGAGCTTAATCAAACCGCAAAAGCAAACTTCTTTTGAAGTGTTACCTTTCTGTCAACTCCTTGTGTTCAACATGCTCAATCTAACAAAGCTGGTGCACAGAAAATATTTAACCTGGGGGGCCTGGGGCTTCCATCTCTACCTCTCTTTACACCATGGATGCAACAATGTTGCTTAAACTGCGTTTAATCTTCTCTATATGTGTCCCGTCACCTTCAGGCTTCAGCCTTAGCAAATGAGTATGGACACCATATATCTACATAACATACACAAACCTTCAGAGGTCCTGTACTCCTGTTACTGCCTTCTGCCACCGCGGCACCGCCTTACCGAATCCCATTACCTTAATTCTTATTCCGCTGTAATTGTACTGGTGCTTAATTCATAATCCGGTTCACTAAAGTTTGTGTAAATCACATTGATCATGATTATGCATATCCATCATTTTATTTACTTCTCCCTGCTGTACCTCCTCTCTAGAGTTCACCCTCTCTATCTCGCTGTACTATTTGCATTCTCAACACAGACTCGTTTATTTTTACTGGCAAGTCATTTACTTGAATTAGAACATTCCTTCATACCGATCTATTATAATTTGATCTCCTGTAGCTTGTAAATCATGTTTACTTTTCTCCTGATGGGCAATGGATTGCAAGTGCCTCCTTTGATAAATCAGTCAAATTATGGAATGGAGTAACTGGAAGTTTCGTGGCTGCCTTCCGTGGTCATGTTGGACCTGTTTATCAAATAAGGTTGGGATTATTTTCTTATACAATTTTTATGCATCTAGTCTATAGATCTAATCAGCACGTCTTCCTGCAGCTGGTCAGCTGATAGTAGACTGCTTTTGAGTGGAAGCAAAGACTCGACACTTAAGGTAACTGTCCGTTTCGATAATTGAATGTGCTCTGaaataatttttgttttgtAAGAGAAGTGGTGGTGGTGCTGGGTTGCAAGATAATGTATGTTCAATCTATTTGTGTTGAATGATTGCATAAAGGCGTGTGTACTAGAAGATATGGCGTGTGTTTTCATGTCTACTTCGATTCTATTTGTTATAAATAGTCCCTTGCTAAGGGATTGATGCCGCCCATGATTGGGTTCTTCTGCATTTGATCATTGACATGGAAACCTGTAAACAGGTTTGGGATGTTCGAACGCAGAAGCTGAAACAAGATCTTCCAGGACATGCAGATGAAGTAAGCTCTCTTGTGTGCCACCCTGTGTTTAAGCTCGTTTGGTCCATTTTATTATGCATTTAATATCCTTTTTAGGAGATCTTTGACTAAGTAGCCTTTATCGTGATTGGCGTATTAGAAGGCTGACAGTAACACCCTTTTCTATTGCAGGTGTTTGCAGTTGACTGGAGTCCAGATGGTGAGAAAGTAGCATCTGGTGGCAAGGATAAAGTTCTGAAGCTATGGATGGGCTAGAGACATCACTATCATATACAGCATTTGACCAGAAATTGAATCGCTGTTGCATGCATCTTACACAACAAGAGAtccaagcaacaatcacaaagAGATATACTCCTTAGATGCTGTCTGGCTGTTGTGTTCTAAATTCTTGTCCGTTCATTTCGTCGCAACAGCAGTTTTGCACATATGCAAGTATCTTCTTCTGCCCAATGCCATTCCAATTTGGGTATGATGGTGTTAAGATCTGGTGGGTGCCTTCGATCAAGCTGCATCTTGGACGGATTATTATATTTTGCGATTTATGTCATTAATTTCCCTCTGTAAAGGAATAGACAACTGACATGGAGGTTTCTTGAGTTAGGTTTTTTCTTACCACTGTTGCATTGAACATTTATATGCTTGgaagaaatagaaattttatttgcTAACTGCTTAATTTTGTCAATAACCTAGTTGTTTCAATTTATTTGGCCAGCAATAGCTTAGTCTATACAGAGATTTCTCAATCATGATACGAAGCTTCTAAATATTTCGAAGCAATTAGAAATAGATTCCTAAGTCATGTTCATAATGATACTTCTATACAATGTACTCCTTCCGTTCTACTATAAGTGCTACAAAATTTTTGGTcatgcaaattaaaaaaaatataaattaatcaaaaGTGTTATAATACAGACTGCTTTTAGTGGGACGGATAGAGTGGATAATATTGTTTGACTTCCAAATTCTAAATGGCACTTTGAAATTTCAAGTGTTTGTATCCATACACTACCAATAAAAGGTATGTAGAGCTATGGACTAGAGAATCTATGAAGTTGCAGGCTCTATGAATCAATCACATACAATTCTTGAGCGAATCTCCAGCTCCCTGGAAAAAGCAACAAGAGAGTGCAAAATCCGCAATGAAAATCCCAACAAGGGAGACGACGACAGCTGATGTGGTCGACTCACCAACGCCCTTGGCACCTTCCAAGGTGGTGACACCCCATGCGCAGCTTACTATCGATATTATAGAACCAAACACCGTTGACTTGATCATTGCACTGATTATATCCCACCCTTGGAGAGCTCTTTGTGCAGAATCTAAGATTATGTTGATGCTGATGCCATAAACGCTATCAGCTAAGAGGGCGCTTGACGCCATCCCTACCGTGAAACACATTAGAGTCAGGAAGGGAAGAGCGATACATGAAGCCAGCACTCTTGGTGTCACCAGATAATCAACGGGATTTGCACCAAGAACTCTTAATGTGTCAGTTTGCTCTGAAACTTGCATTGTCCCCAACTCTGCAGCGAAGGCACTTCCAATACGCCCAGCAACAACAATTGATGTGACCACAGGACTCAGCTCCCTTGAAAAAGCAAGGGCCAGAACCCCACCGATGGATCTGTTCAGCCCTAATCTGGTGAATTCCCTCACAAATTGGATAGTGAAGGCCATGCCAACAAAAGCGGCTGTCAGGAGACAGACACCAACTGATTTAGGTCCAACTCTTTCAAGCTGCTGAAGAGTGTTTTTCCAGTGAATCTTTCCCTTAATGGTTCTAACAATCACCTGCCCCGCCAGAATCAGAACTGACAATCCTCTCCATAAGTACCGAGGAGGTGACCATTTACTCAAGAATGTACTTGACTCAAGATTCAATATGGGTACTTCActtgtttcttcttcttcttcttccgacATAGAGACACTTGGGTGGCCATCTGTATTCAAAACAAAAATATGCTTCCTTTTTTGAACAGAAGATAAAAGCTTGATGGTCTTAGCTCCTTCAACAAAACCAACTTTCCTAGCAAGGGACCTGAAGCGCAAAGATGCAACGTTTGCAGGATTTCTTAAATTGATAAAGCTTCCTC comes from Salvia miltiorrhiza cultivar Shanhuang (shh) chromosome 3, IMPLAD_Smil_shh, whole genome shotgun sequence and encodes:
- the LOC131014209 gene encoding notchless protein homolog, with product MEVEAVAAAEVGMAEEREQSHRVICQLTDTEGTPLGSPIFLPETAGPKELQQLVNQLLNNEEKLPYAFYVSDHELAVQLGSYLQKNKVSVEKVITIVYQPQAVFRIRPVTRCSSTIAGHTEAVLSVAFSPDGRQLASGSGDTTVRLWDLNTQTPLFTCKGHRNWVLCIAWSPDGKHLVSGSKAGELICWDPQTGKSLGNPLMGHKKWITGISWEPVHLSAPCRRFVSASKDGDARIWDIALKKCIICLTGHTLAITCVKWGGDGFIYTGSQDCTIKIWETTQGKLIRELKGHGHWVNSLALSTEYVLRTGAFDHTGKQYSSPEEMKQVALERYNKMRGGAPERLVSGSDDFTMFLWEPAASKHPKNRMTGHQQLVNHVYFSPDGQWIASASFDKSVKLWNGVTGSFVAAFRGHVGPVYQISWSADSRLLLSGSKDSTLKVWDVRTQKLKQDLPGHADEVFAVDWSPDGEKVASGGKDKVLKLWMG
- the LOC131014210 gene encoding protein TRIGALACTOSYLDIACYLGLYCEROL 1, chloroplastic, which produces MLAATQIHPVINVSQRGSFINLRNPANVASLRFRSLARKVGFVEGAKTIKLLSSVQKRKHIFVLNTDGHPSVSMSEEEEEETSEVPILNLESSTFLSKWSPPRYLWRGLSVLILAGQVIVRTIKGKIHWKNTLQQLERVGPKSVGVCLLTAAFVGMAFTIQFVREFTRLGLNRSIGGVLALAFSRELSPVVTSIVVAGRIGSAFAAELGTMQVSEQTDTLRVLGANPVDYLVTPRVLASCIALPFLTLMCFTVGMASSALLADSVYGISINIILDSAQRALQGWDIISAMIKSTVFGSIISIVSCAWGVTTLEGAKGVGESTTSAVVVSLVGIFIADFALSCCFFQGAGDSLKNCM